One window of the Polypterus senegalus isolate Bchr_013 chromosome 18, ASM1683550v1, whole genome shotgun sequence genome contains the following:
- the LOC120519042 gene encoding leukocyte immunoglobulin-like receptor subfamily A member 2, which produces MVKLKSGEYCCYVRRADYRQVLGFSNCVTLTVHELFSKPTLTVHPSTTLWEGDTVTLKCQSESQLQEIQLTYKFYKDDESVSQGASESEFRIPSAQPETSGSYWCEVEAEGKKTEKKSSERVQVTVRELFTKPTLTVHPSTTLWQEDNVTLRCQSESRFQGTPLTYKFYRDEEPVSQGLSESEFTIPSARPEKSGSYWCEVEEEGKKTEKKTSERVQVTVRELFTKPTLTVHPSTTLWQEDNVTLRDEEPVSQGLSESEFTIPSARPEKSGSYWCEVGEEGKKTEKKTSERVQVTVRELFTKPTLTVHPSTTLWQEDNVTLRCQSESRFQGTPLTYKFYRDEEPVSQGLSESEFTIPSARPEKSGSYWCEVEEEGKKTEKKTSERVQVTVRGVLQLHNVRT; this is translated from the exons ATGGTGAAATTAaagag TGGAGAATACTGCTGTTATGTCCGCAGAGCTGATTACCGTCAAGTCTTAGGATTCAGCAATTGTGTGACACTGACTGTTCATG aacTCTTCAGTAAGCCCACCCTGACAGTCCACCCCAGTACCACATTGTGGGAAGGTGACACTGTGACACTGAAGTGTCAGTCTGAGAGTCAATTGCAGGAGATACAACTGACATACAAATTCTACAAAGACGATGAATCTGTGAGTCAAGGAGCTTCAGAGTCGGAGTTCAGAATTCCATCAGCTCAACCAGAGACGTCCGGCAGTTACTGGTGTGAGGTGGAGGCAGAAGGGAAGAAGACTGAGAAGAAATCAAGTGAGCGAGTGCAGGTGACCGTGAGAG AGCTGTTCACCAAGCCCACCCTGACAGTCCACCCCAGTACCACATTGTGGCAAGAGGACAATGTGACCCTGAGGTGTCAGTCTGAGAGTCGATTTCAGGGGACACCCTTGACATACAAATTCTACAGAGACGAGGAACCTGTGAGTCAAGGACTTTCAGAATCAGAGTTCACAATTCCTTCAGCTCGACCAGAGAAGTCCGGCAGTTACTGGTGTGAGGTGGAGGAAGAAGGGAAGAAGACTGAGAAGAAAACAAGTGAGCGAGTGCAGGTAACCGTGAGAG AGCTGTTCACCAAGCCCACCCTGACAGTCCACCCCAGTACCACATTGTGGCAAGAGGACAATGTGACCCTGAG AGACGAGGAACCTGTGAGTCAAGGACTTTCAGAGTCGGAGTTCACAATTCCTTCAGCTCGACCAGAGAAGTCCGGCAGTTACTGGTGTGAGGTGGGGGAAGAAGGGAAGAAGACTGAGAAGAAAACAAGTGAGCGAGTGCAGGTGACCGTGAGAG AGCTGTTCACCAAGCCCACCCTGACAGTCCACCCCAGTACCACATTGTGGCAAGAGGACAATGTGACCCTGAGGTGTCAGTCTGAGAGTCGATTTCAGGGGACACCCTTGACATACAAATTCTACAGAGACGAGGAACCTGTGAGTCAAGGACTTTCAGAGTCGGAGTTCACAATTCCTTCAGCTCGACCAGAGAAGTCCGGCAGTTACTGGTGTGAGGTGGAGGAAGAAGGGAAGAAGACTGAGAAGAAAACAAGTGAGCGAGTGCAGGTGACCGTGAGAG GAGTTCTGCAACTTCATAATGTGAGGACCTAA